tgggacagagagagacagagcatgaacgggggaggggcagagagagagggagacacagaatcgaaagcaggctccaggctctgagccatcagccccagagcctgacgcggggctcgaactcacggaccgcgagatcgtgacctggctgaagtcggacgcttaaccgactgcgccacccaggcgccctatggtTCAGAATTTTAAAGAGCTGTATAACAGCAGCAGCGGCTACCTTCATTGTTTTATGCAGGTGTGTCTAGGTCAGCTGAGAAGGAAGTCCCATTACATTTATTTAGCTACAGGTACTTTTGAGTACCTGTGTTCTCCACCTTGGGCTAGGCACTGTTTTTGCTATCTGTAACAGAAATCTGTGGggcaaatgtatatatttaaaaatatgtttgtcaacaaatatttgtatgtGATTATAGAGTGACAGCCAGTCTGGGTTGACATCCAATAgactcactttacaaatgaggaaactcagACTCTGAGGAGAATAAGtggaaactaatacagcactAGTTCTGACTGGAGCCCAGACCTCCAGCGTGAACTCCTTCAAGGCTGCCTTCTTAGAAACCACATACCCTGTGCTTTCCTGCCCGTCGTCTATCAAAATGATGCTCCCGGTCATTGCTGACTTCTGAGGTGTGTCCCGAGAGGGTTGGTAATTGCTCTCATAACCTGAAAGGTTCTATTCTCAACTCACACCCTTGTTTACGTTAGCTCTTGAGGCTTGGAAAGTCAGCCAGCACTGGGTTTGCTGGTGTCCGCGAAGCGTGTGCCTTCTGACTACAGAGCGAGGACGGAGGTTTTGTGTACTCTTACTTCACCAACAATAAATCCCATGTTATTTGAATAGAACAGTTATTCAGAGCTTCttttggatactttttttttttaagaatctgctGAAATCCAAGGAACCACTCATGAGAAAAATATACCCGATAATTTTGCATATAAAtctcagactcttttttttaaaatttttttttaacgtttatttatttttgagacagagagagacagagcatgaatgggggaggggcagagagagagggagacacagaatcggaagcaggctccaggcgctgagccatcagcccagagcccgacgcggggctcgaactcacagacagcgagatcatgacccgagccgaagtcggccgcttaaccgactgagccacccaggcgccccaatctcagACTCTTAATAGACCGGCTTCAGAATATTTAGTACAGAGGTTTATCTCTTCAAAGTACTATATGCACTCCATTAGTTGAAGACTTCCTAggtttttaaattgcattatgtGGCAAGTGCCTTTTCACTGGTATTAGTTACAGTGGGGATATATTCTTGTATGCCTCCTTGTGGatttaacctttaaaatatttttcttttcctaaaacaaCATGCAGGAGTGAAGCTACTGGTttgtatacttctttttttccatttagtttataatgtttattaacATTTACTATCTTTGGGATGATTGAAGACTTACTAATTACCTActaagtatttgaaaatattatccgATCTGTCACATAATTCTCATTCAAAACTTATAGTAGCTTATGGTGTTTAAGTAGTACTATCTCTgccttacaaatgaggaaaccagacACTGAGCAGTTAAGCAACCTACCTAAGAGAAACCTAATAACTAATAATAGGTTAAGATTGGAACCCAGGTTTGCCTCCTTCCACTGTCCatggttatttgaaaaatatgtaccTACCTTGATCGTGGCAAAGTTTACCTGAAATACTAAAACACCaactaaagcaaaaatgtatGCACACAAACATAACCTTGAAGGAAAttaagatgaaagagaaaatatacctCATGTCCTGCTATTCTGACAAATCAAACTAGTACTTTGATCAGTAAGACTCGTCTCAtctagggagcctgggtggctcagtcggttaagcgtccgacttcagctcaagtcgtgatctcacggcttgtgagttcgagccccgcgtcaggctttgtgctgtcagcttggagcctggagcctattttagatcctgtgtctttctctctctctgtccttcccctgcttgtgctctgtctctctcaaaaataaaacaacaacaacaaattaaaaaaaaaaaaaaaagactcttcttATCTAAGTATTGAATAGTCACCGTGGCAGGATAAGGGCAGAGAAGGGGCtgggaaagaaggaacagaaaagtTCAGGGAGCTAGCTGGTAGCAGTAGAAGCATACGTGCTGGATGGGGACCCAGACCTGATTGGCTCCTGGCTTCGGCTCAGAGGTCTCTCATATGCCCATTTGTTATAGATTAATCCTGCAGTAGAAACCCCACTGACCCTCTgggagttctttttttatttggccATAGAGAGACCTGTAATCTGTGCCATCCATCCCATCACGTTTGTGTTGACCACCAGGGGTTGTGGGAGACCGCTTAAGAGCTGGGACTCGAATGAGTCCGAACTCCTAGCAAGGGactggaaaataggaaaaaactggaggaaagaagaaaggaaatataggGCCATGTTGAGCTCTTGCCAGCAACtcctgaaagaggaaaaaagggggagaagaagagCTGAATTATTTTGGAGGCCAGGCTGTACGTCATGGTTGCCTGAACTTGTCACCTTACTGAACGAAGAAGGCAAACTTGAGTGATTTCTTCAAAGCACTAGTGTGCTTGTGCTGTTACAATTCATAGAGAAGGTTACCAGTATAACTGAACGTATGCATTGCGTTCTTCTTTTTAAGCTGCGTTTATATACTTATTACGAGTAATTGGACCTTAGGGTAGAAAATCGCTATTTAGTGATTTCAGGATTCGCAAGTGTAGAAATCCCATTCTTTAAAAGATTAAGGAAAATTGTTACACTTGAGATTTTTGCTCTGTAGCGACATTCAAAACTTGTACTCTAAAGGCAGAGTTGAAAAGGCAAAATATAATGCaagtatgacttttttttttaagtttattcatttattcatgtaagtcatctctacacccaatgtggggctggaactcaagaccccgagatgaagagtcacatgctctcccgagcgagccagccaggtgccccacaagtttGGCTTTCTGAGGATGATCTGAGTTACAGGTTcccaaggttcttttttttttttttaatttttttttttaacgtttatttatttttgagagagagagagacagagcatgaacaggggaggggcagagagagagggagacacagaagctgaaacaggctccaggctctgagctgtcagcacagagcccgacgcggggctggaactcacagaccatgagatcatgacctgagctgaagtcggacgcttaaccgaccgagccacccaggcgcccccaggttccCAAGGTTCTTAAGGACAGGGATCCAGCACAGAATTCAGCACTGGAAATCACTACTTAATAATACGATGCTTGTCTTGATGCGTTCTGTTGCTCTGGGCAAGTTGTGTGGGCTGTTATCTCCTGAGAAATCCCTGTAAATGGTATTAATAATGCTTTAGAAGTAGGTTGggagaattatttttctaaaccGTTTTGGAATTCTTAGATGAAAGGCTGTGTATGGAGCACATTGGTGTCAGCCCGTTTTCCCTTCTCTGAGACGGGAGAAGAGGCACCTTGGGGTGGCAAGGTTGGCCTTTGTTTTGGAGTTCTTGTCATAAATTGCTTTCACTGGATTTCACTGGATTTCACAGAAGCTCCCAAGAATATGGTTAActgtaaaaggaaacatttttgtaTTTGGAACTTGGGGTTAATTATATGTTTTCATCTAAGATTTAGAACAGATTTAAATAGTTTGTAGTTGGCCAAACTTGGGGAAGAAAATATGGCCCTTTGATGAAACTGGGGCccacctttgtttttctcttgcttttactGTACTTCAGAGAAGACTTAAACCTGACTTTCTGAAAAGCAGTCAAGTTTTCTTTTCAGTGTGTTGGATCTGTGTTTTCCCACTGATCTGTGAAATTAATATTTTGCTGCCAAATAACTTGCAGTAGGGGCTGGAACAAAGCTTTCATCTacattcatttatacattcaaaCATGCATATTCCAATGTATCCATGTGAACACACAGCTTTGCTTGGAAGATTTAAAATCAGATTCTTGCTTTAGAGAAGTTCAGTCTAATAGAGCAGGATAATATATATGCATGAGTAACTATAATGCCTGGTGCTTTTGAAAAATGCACGTTTTTCCCCCTGAATTACCTATACTTAAAATAATGGGGGATGAAGAGTAATGTAAATAGTTTAGAGAAACTTAATACTAGGGTTTACTGTTCACGCATTTGCAAGAAACTTTCTGGTAAAGACAGGAAAAATGACCCAGTCTAGACGCATGGGGAGGAAGGTAGGGCTAATTTACTACCTCTTGGTGCCTTGAAACCAGAATTGACAGGTGCAGTGGTATTTGTCTCCCCGCACCCCCAATTAAAATGGCACCTGTTGAAGTGAAAAGCTTTTGATCTGGGTTGAGAGTGtacttttttgttctctttaaaaacaaaatgtattcctTATTGTTACATCTGCTTTGCTGCTTGTGAGACTGATGAGCTAAATAAGCCCTTTCCCCCAACTGTGCGGGGATTCCCGGTGAATTTTCCAATGTAGTCACTCGATTTACATCATTCGCTTCCTTTTTCTTGCAACagattgtgtttaaaattttcatagctttggggcgcctgggtggcttggtcggttgagcgtctgacttcggctcaggtcatgatctcacagtccgtgagttcgagccccgcattgggctctgtgctgacagctcagagcctggagcctgtttcagattctgtgtctccctctctctctgcccctcccctgttcatgctctgtctctctctgtctcaaaaaaataaataaacgttaaaaaaaaaaattaaaaaaaattttttttttttcatagctttgCTTACCTTTTAGGGTTCAGATTTACTCTCCATTCAGTCTGTGGTCTTTAGCTTTTGGCAAACTTTCAAAGAAACCTCTCTTTTGCAGAGACTGCACCCCTTTATTCTTCCACCCTTGGGTGGCGGAGAACCAAAGGTCACTTGAGTAATGCCTGACCTGCCACCACTTTAGCTCATGCGCTAGCCGACACTCTCTTGCCTCTTGCCTCGCAACTGCCTCTGCCCTAGTTTGGAGGGGGGTCTGGCTTTTGAGGGCCCGTGAAGGTAATTAATGCAAACAGCCACTTTGCAAGTGAACTCTGAGAGTTCGGCCTATTTGTAGTGGAGGTTCAGCAACTCACAATGCTTGGCTTTATGGGCAGTTTACAACGCAGCCAGATTCAGttctcaaaaaaccaaaaccccaagGACCCTGCCTTTTAATCAGAGAAGAACGAAAAACATAGGCTGACCTAACTGCAAGGTGACGGCAAATGTTTTAAAGTGCAGGAGCTttgaccctcccctcccccattttgctATGATTGTCTAGGTATTTCTTTGAAAGCCAGAGGACACTGTCAGTAATTGCTAAAATAATAGCTATCTGTTGAGCGGGTATTATCGTAGTGTGGAGAGGGGCCCCATTATTGCGCACGTTCTGTGCTGTGCGGCAGGGAGCCGGTTGCTAACGCGGGTGCGTCTGGGCTCCGCGGGCCTGGGCCGCCAGGAACCGGAGccagctgggggcggggcctcgggaCCCCGCCAGTGCGCATGGGCGACGTCTTCTCCTACGGACCCCCTTCAATTTCCGCCATGGTCGGAAACGTAGCGAATGCAGTTAGCTGAGTGTCAGCTGAGCGCGCCGGTCGCCGGAATGTCTGATGAAAAAGGCTCCTTGAGGGGAGGCgtagagaaaggagaggagcCAGCGGGGACCGTCGCTGGTAGTGCGTTCTCTGTGAAGCGGGTGGAGGACGAGGAAGAACCGATGAAGGTGGAAGTGGCGGTGGGGGCTGATGGCTGCCCTGACGACCTCAGCTGCCGGGAGGCCGACATAGACCCATACCTCCTAGGGCTTGCGGATGACGAGGAGAAATGCCGGAAAATCCGCAGGCAGTACCGACAGCTCATCTATAGTGTCCAGCAGAACCGTGATGACATAGTGAACACGGCGAGCGACACGTTAACTGAGGCCCTTGAAGAAGCCAATGTCCTGTTTGATGGAGTGAGCCGAACCAGAGAAGCAGCACTCGATGCCCAGTTTCTTGTTTTGGCTTCTGATTTGGgtaaagagaaagcaaagcaaCTGAACTGTGATATGAGCTTTTTTAATCAAGTAGCGTTTTGTGactttctgtttatatttgtGGGCCTGAACTGGATGGAAGATGATGAACGTGATGAATTGAGTGGCTGTGATGATAATATAGCTCTTTCCTTCTGGGAGACAGTACAGAAGGAAGCAACATCCTGGATAGTGCAAGCTGAAACATTCCACTTTATTTTTGGTTCATTCAAGTCTAAGCCTTCTGCACCAAAGCCCCGACTTGAACACCAGAAGAAAGctcacaaaatggaagaaaatggggCTATGCCTACAAAGCTGAGGAAGTTGGACCTGAGTAATAAtcaagaagcaacagaaaaagaagtagaaagaatcTTGGGATTGTTGCAAACTTACTTTCGAAAGTATCCTGATACTCCCGTGTCCTATTTTGAGTTTGTGATTGATCCAAACTCTTTTTCTCGTACTGtggagaatatattttatgtttctttcattATAAGGGATGGTTTTGCAAGAATAAGGCTTGACCAAGACAGGCTGCCAATATTAGAGCCGATTAATATTAACCAAGTGGGTGAGGGAAATGATCCCAGTTCTCATGGCAGGAGACAAGGAGTTATATCTTTAAGTTTACAGGACTGGAAAAATATTGTGGCAACTTTTGAGATTTCAGAGGCTATGATCACAAACTCATACTAGGGACTTTTGTTCTTAGTATAGGATGTATTTTGTGGCTTTTCCAAAGTATCTCAAAATTGAGAGTAAGATCCAAGCAGAAGCACATAGTGTATTTCATGTAAAGtgaaaaagtattttcaagaCATCAGAAATTGTTTTACTgtgcaatgtatttttttttttttggtagtttatgaAGTTGTCATGatctgttattaaaaaatattcattggcATGTTCACGGAAAGATTTTTTTGAATGCCCATTAAGACTTTACCAATAAAAGTCAGTTCTGAATTTCCTAAAAGGCATTGATAATTTACAAAAAACTCAATTTTATGATGCACTGTGATACTGCATTGCTTCTTTTGTTACAGGGAACCAAAGGAATCCCGTATGAGGCTCCGACAAGGTTGGGGGAAGagtgggtattaaaaaaaaaagtcaagaaagacTTTATACATAGGTCAGTGAATAAGCGATgcaacactatttttaaaaaatgtagattccTTGCTTCATTGCAAGGAAGACTCCATAAGATTAATGCGTGGGTATCCATATTCTAAATAGTTTCTCCTGTGATTGGACAAAATAACCTCTACAGTAGATAGGTGAGGCATCATTTAAGTGTGTGCTGAAAGGTAAGTAGGGATTAATCAAAGACAGCAGAGGTATTCTCGGCAGGGGGAATATGGAGGCCAAATAGAGGCCAAGAGTTACAGTCTTTATCTACTTGGTTAATGTCTTCTCTGGCCTCTAATTTCCAAACCCTTTGTGGTTGCTGCTGGTACACAGATTGGCCTTCAGAATCAGTGGTGTTTCATTATGTAACAGCCTTGAATATTCCCAGTtcaattttgtgtttcttatgaGGGCTTTGAATGCCTGGAAACTATCTCTGTTTATGCTGAAATATATAACTAACTTGCCCATATGTTCTTTACTTCACCATAaagacttgttttttctttttgttgcttgcAATTATGAATTACAATCTTAGAAGTTATGCTAAAaatgtgggtctttttttttttttttaatttttttttttcaacgtttatttatttttgggacagagagagacagagcatgaacaggggaggggcagagagagagggagacacagaattggaaacaggctccaggctccgagccatcagcccagagcccgacgcggggctcgaactcacggaccgcgagatcgtgacctggctgaagtcagacgcttaaccgactgcgccacccaggcgccccaaaaatgtgggtctttaagaaaacaatcttgaaGGTGCAGAGCATGTCTATTTGTaagctacttttctttctttctctctctttctttctttctctctctctttccttccttccttccttcctccctcccttccttccttccttccttccttccttccttccttccttccttccttccttccttccttccttccttccttccttctccatgctgtatgtggggcttgaatgcaggacctagagatcaagagtcacttgctctatggactgagttgcccataagttttttttttttttttttaagtttatttatttggagcacctggatggctcggttgagggtccgacttcagcttaggtcatgatctcacctttcgtGAGTTGGAGGCCTGCATctgacttgctgctgtcagcaccaagtcCACTaaagatcctttgtccccctctttctctgtccctcccccactcacgccctctctctcaaataaataagtaaacataaaaaaaatgaagttcactTATTTGAGAGACACTGTGAACGGGGGACTGGCAGACAAAATTGCAAAGTAggcttcatgacctgagccgaagccaagagtcaagtgcttagctgactgagccaccaggagccccctAGGCTGCTTTTTTTCATCCCTATAGGAACTTAATCTGGGGTAGTAGTGGACTTTGCCATTAGGCATCATTTGGCAAGTGGATAAGTATCTGGCTTGGGAAGAAGTAACAATGAACTTTCCTACTAAGTCTTGTGTAGAATAGGGAAAGGAAGTCCAAAGACTAAATAAATGGCATCAAGGTTGACAGGAGTGATCCTAATGTGTGTTGGGGACAGATTCTTCAGTAGTAGTTGAGGTTTTTTGCCAAAATAGAAATTTCTCACGAAACTTGTTCAGCTGTTTTCTAAAGTAgccattcctggggtgcctgggtggctcagttgtttaagggtctgacttcagctcagatcatgatcttacggtttgtgagtttgagccctgcatcaggctctgttactaacagttcagagcctggagcctgcttcggattctttgtctccctctctctgccctttgcccacttgtgctctgtctctttctctctctcttaaaaatacataaacgttaaaaaaaaataaagtagccattccttccccttttccttcctttctttccttctttctttccttttttttttaaagttttttattttgagagagagggagcgtgggagtgcaggggaggggcagagagagagaggaagagagtgagaatctcaagcagcctgcACACTGAGAGTcccactgcagggctcgaactcaatagcgagatcatgacctgagctgaactcaagttggatgcttaactgactgaccacccaggcgcccctctttcccccttttttcatAAAGGAATGCTAACCTTGCTGGGTGTGCCACCCTTTGATTTATTTAGCATCATGGAAGTATCATTTGGTTTCGCTGATTCTCATTTTAGCCTGTCTTTAGTACCCAAGTTCCTTGGGTTTTCCAGAAATTTGCCATTAGAGGAAAAGAATTTCTTAGTAGCAAGAGGATTCTGCCTCACTTTTTTTACTCATCACTGGATTGCTCAGTTAAGTGCCCAGTGTCTTTACAGAGTATTGGAGACTTGACTAAAAGCATCAGTAGAGAATGTACAGATTTGGGGGGAAGGTAATTTTGGGGGCCTTCTCTAAAGTTAACAGCTTTTAAAATCTAAATCATGTTGAccacttgtttctgtttttactgTGACACCTTAGTTGCCACATCATTTTGAAATTAAAGTGACAGCTTaccttgaaggaaaaaagaattgaCCGATAGATAATTACAGAGATTAGATATGAGGCAAACTGCAGATCTGCTGGTTTCCCAGGAATATAATCAGAGGGGCTTAAATTTCACAGGTTCAATAAAATCAACTAAAATTTAGGAGAATATTACAGAAAGAATTTTTAACTAGAACTTTATTGTGTAACAGAACCACTTTCTGATCAAAGCACCTGGAATCAAATCCTGACTTAATTAACGTTCTAGTTAGAGGCTTTGGGCAAATTATTGAACGTGTAAACCATAGGTTTTTGATTTGCTAAATAGGAATAACACCTGTCTCTTAAGTTTACAATAAGGATAAAATTGGAAAATGTATGTGACAAGGACAGTTGGCTCTTAAACAATGAGGGGTTTAGGGACACCATCCCCCCTGCACAGTCAGAAATGCAActgtaacttttgattcccccaaaacttaactactaatagccagctgttgaccagaagccttattgttaacataaagtcaattaaaacatattttgtatgttatatgtattatatactatattctacaataaaggaagctagagaaaataggaaaatcatAATactgagaggaagagaaatatgtttataatactctatttattgaaaaatcCGCATGTAAGTAGACTGcatttcaaacccatgttgttggAGGGTCAGCTGTACTTAGAAACCTGAGTTCCGGGGTATGGTATAGTGAGAAGAGCAAGAGCTTAGTAATCATTTACTCCTGGGTTCAATTCTTAATTCATGGGGCGACTTTCTTCATCTCTAAGGGCTTCTATATTATCGTTTATGAGATGACCACATTGGAAGGCTATTGTGAGGACTAGATGggataatatatacaaatggggTAATATATGCAAAGCACCTCTCACAGTGTCTGGCTCAGGAGTGAGCCCTCATATTAGGGCCTCCTCTCAGGGTCAGATATTCTGTGCTGTAAGCTACTTTAGTGGTGACATCTCTGTCACGGTTCATTCACTTTATATCTAGATAGGACTTCCTCATGCCTTTGCCTTTGTCTTGGGGAATCTATTATCAAGTGATTGGAATTGGCAATTGTTACTTACTCAGCAATTGTTTGAGTGTTCACTGTACCAGATGCTGGTCTAGGCAGTGGGGGGAAAGGTGGACAGGAAATGGACCGTCTCTTAGGGAATTTATATTTTAGTGCATGTAGTAGtgtcctattgctgctgtaacaaattaccacacttttagtggcttaaaataacagaaaacgtatattatatcatattacaGTTCTAGAGGTTGAAAGTCTCGTATCTGtttgggctaaaatcaaggtgttagcagatCTGGTTCTGCTGAGGCTctgaggggagaatctgttttcttgtcaGTTTCAGAGGCCACCTGTAATCCTTGCTTTACAGGGTCTTCCTCCCATTTTCAGACTTGCCAGTGCAACTTCTTAAGTCTGTCTTCACATTTACTACTGTAGTGAagtctccctctgcttccttgtATAAGGTTATGGTATGTGTTAATGGAGTTgcaagaagcaaaaggaaaaagttgTTTGGGAAATTTAGGAAGACCTTAATGGAAGAAACGGATATTGTATTGGACACTTAGAATGTTGGTAAAAGaacccaccgccccccccccccaactcctgaaGGAATGCCTTAGAAAGGgtgatgtgtttgtgtgtattgaataaaaataatacaacatcAGTGTTTACTTACTGTTTATATACTGTGTCAGGATTTGATGGGAAGAGGGCATTTCAAGTGAGGTGTGGCACAGGGAAATGCAGGGGACATCTGTTAAACACTCCAGGAGCTTTTTGACCACGCAGGTTTCCTTCTCTGGGAAGGGGAGAATTAGTAACCTAAAGAGGTTGTTCCTACCAGCGTCTGTGCCGATATGCATTACCCTGCCGTTTGGTGTAGTACAAGGGtatgttaatttcattttacaaacTAAAAAGACAGACTCCCTAAGGATTAGGTGATGAGCCCAAGTCACCTAGCTTAGAGAGTGGTAGAGCAAGTGTTTTAACCCAGGTCATTTCAACACCAGAGCTGATGTATAATGGTAAGAAAAACTAGTACATATCTCTGCTCAGTGGATATGAATCATGTTTGGTGGGGAGGAACGTAAAAATCATTCTAATTTTGAAGAAATCTGGGACACTTGAATTGTTTTCTATGTCGTGCCTTTTCAGAGGTGAGTCTGGAGCAGTGTTTCActaggggtaggggtgggaatACGCATTTTTCCTAAGAAGCAGatggaaaaagtgaaagaatatCCAGTATGTAAGTCTGGCAAACACCTGCTAGGGGTGAGGTGCTGTGTCCTATAGTACTGCTTCTCAAAGTGAGTTCTTCTGGGGACTTCCTGCGGCCCTAACAGGAAGACCTTGAAGTCAAAATTATCTCCATAATATTGAGATGCTTTTCTCATCTAATTCCTTCACGAGTCTACCATGGAGTTTTCCAGACAGGTGACTTTGTAACAGACTGAACGCATTAAAGATATGAGTGTTTTTTATTAAGACAGGCATTAAAAAGAATTGTACTGtcactaattaaaaaattatttttaacaagtatGTTTAACGGTAATGCTTAaggcatttaatattttaattta
The Lynx canadensis isolate LIC74 chromosome B4, mLynCan4.pri.v2, whole genome shotgun sequence DNA segment above includes these coding regions:
- the EID3 gene encoding EP300-interacting inhibitor of differentiation 3 gives rise to the protein MQLAECQLSAPVAGMSDEKGSLRGGVEKGEEPAGTVAGSAFSVKRVEDEEEPMKVEVAVGADGCPDDLSCREADIDPYLLGLADDEEKCRKIRRQYRQLIYSVQQNRDDIVNTASDTLTEALEEANVLFDGVSRTREAALDAQFLVLASDLGKEKAKQLNCDMSFFNQVAFCDFLFIFVGLNWMEDDERDELSGCDDNIALSFWETVQKEATSWIVQAETFHFIFGSFKSKPSAPKPRLEHQKKAHKMEENGAMPTKLRKLDLSNNQEATEKEVERILGLLQTYFRKYPDTPVSYFEFVIDPNSFSRTVENIFYVSFIIRDGFARIRLDQDRLPILEPININQVGEGNDPSSHGRRQGVISLSLQDWKNIVATFEISEAMITNSY